A window of Corallococcus macrosporus DSM 14697 contains these coding sequences:
- a CDS encoding NADH-quinone oxidoreductase subunit J: MNIELILFGAFALLTLLSAGTVIFARSPINSAMALVSTFFFLAGIYVLLWAHTVAVMQVLVYAGAIMVLFLFVIMLLNLGESPTRGKPTLARIAGGAATVGLFAVLAIILLKLPAAPATLSAGTQASFGTIATMGQVIFTQWLLPFEAVSLLLLVAMVGAVVVAKSRI, from the coding sequence TTGAACATCGAGCTCATCCTCTTCGGAGCGTTCGCGCTCCTGACGCTGCTGTCGGCTGGAACGGTCATCTTCGCGCGCAGCCCCATCAATTCGGCCATGGCGCTGGTGTCCACGTTCTTCTTCCTGGCCGGCATCTACGTGCTGCTGTGGGCGCACACGGTGGCCGTCATGCAGGTGCTCGTGTACGCGGGCGCCATCATGGTGCTCTTCCTGTTCGTCATCATGCTGCTGAACCTGGGAGAGTCGCCCACGCGCGGCAAGCCCACGCTGGCGCGCATCGCGGGTGGCGCGGCGACGGTGGGCCTGTTCGCCGTCCTGGCCATCATCCTCCTGAAGCTGCCCGCCGCCCCGGCCACGCTGAGCGCGGGCACGCAGGCCTCGTTCGGCACCATCGCGACCATGGGTCAGGTCATCTTCACCCAGTGGCTGCTCCCCTTCGAGGCGGTGAGCCTGCTGCTGCTGGTGGCCATGGTGGGCGCCGTCGTCGTGGCCAAGTCGCGAATCTGA
- a CDS encoding TIGR02266 family protein, which produces MNPGPEDKRQHPRVPAVLRVDYTDGRQARDVTENLSHEGLFVQTDQVFRLGDEVRLALSFPGLLDPVEVSGTVAWTRPAGPDQPGGVGVRVEREQDRRKLGDILSAAGADSHASHAEHEGYRVLIVEDNPHIIEMYSYVLKKLASGELHGKVPLEVHFAPDGHHALLMLREDRFNLVMTDLYMPVMDGFALVERMREEEALRAIPIIAISAGGKEAQDRAMQLGVDIYLRKPVRFVEVLETVKQLLRIK; this is translated from the coding sequence ATGAACCCGGGTCCAGAGGACAAGCGCCAGCACCCCCGCGTCCCGGCCGTGCTGAGAGTGGACTACACGGACGGGCGCCAGGCCCGCGACGTGACGGAGAACCTGTCCCACGAGGGCCTGTTCGTCCAGACGGACCAGGTCTTCCGCCTGGGGGACGAGGTCCGGCTCGCACTTTCTTTCCCGGGCCTGTTGGATCCGGTAGAAGTCAGCGGAACCGTGGCCTGGACGCGGCCGGCGGGCCCCGATCAGCCCGGCGGCGTCGGCGTTCGCGTGGAGCGCGAGCAGGACCGGCGGAAACTGGGTGACATCTTGAGTGCGGCAGGAGCAGACAGCCACGCGTCCCACGCAGAGCACGAGGGGTATCGTGTGCTCATCGTCGAGGACAACCCGCACATCATCGAGATGTACAGCTACGTGCTGAAGAAGCTGGCGAGCGGCGAGCTGCACGGGAAGGTCCCCCTGGAGGTCCACTTCGCGCCGGACGGGCACCACGCGCTGCTGATGCTGCGCGAGGACCGCTTCAACCTGGTGATGACGGACCTCTACATGCCGGTGATGGACGGCTTCGCGCTGGTGGAGCGCATGCGGGAGGAGGAGGCGCTGCGCGCCATCCCCATCATCGCCATCTCCGCCGGCGGCAAGGAGGCGCAGGACCGGGCCATGCAGCTTGGCGTGGACATCTACCTGCGCAAGCCGGTGCGCTTCGTGGAGGTCCTGGAGACGGTGAAGCAGCTCTTGCGCATCAAGTAG
- the kdsA gene encoding 3-deoxy-8-phosphooctulonate synthase produces MSAPNPIELCGFKVGQGQKLFVIAGPDSIESEDMALRHARLLKEITGRLGVPYAFKCSYDKANRTSGKSFRGPGLKEGLRILKRIRDEVGVPVLTDVHETSHVGPASEVVDIIQIPAFLCRQTDLVEAVARTGKGVNLKKGQFVAPKDIVHSARKAFEAGNPNVLVTERGSTFGYNNLVVDMRGFAQMRDAGLAVCFDATHSVQLPSAGNGETAGERRFVSLLARSAAAAGIDALFTEVHEDPDRALCDGPCSLNPQMFEDVVRNVLSIRRVLGHEPG; encoded by the coding sequence ATGAGCGCCCCCAACCCCATCGAGCTGTGTGGCTTCAAGGTCGGCCAGGGTCAGAAGCTGTTCGTCATCGCCGGCCCCGACAGCATCGAGTCCGAGGACATGGCCCTGCGCCATGCCCGGCTGCTGAAGGAAATCACCGGCCGGCTCGGCGTGCCGTACGCCTTCAAGTGCTCCTACGACAAGGCCAACCGCACCAGCGGCAAGTCCTTCAGAGGCCCGGGTCTCAAGGAAGGCCTGAGAATCCTGAAGCGGATCCGCGACGAAGTGGGCGTTCCCGTACTCACGGACGTCCATGAAACGAGCCACGTCGGGCCAGCCTCGGAAGTTGTGGATATCATCCAGATACCGGCCTTCCTGTGCCGGCAGACGGATCTGGTGGAAGCCGTGGCGCGTACTGGCAAGGGCGTCAACCTGAAGAAGGGGCAGTTCGTGGCGCCCAAGGACATCGTCCATTCGGCGCGCAAGGCCTTTGAGGCGGGCAACCCCAACGTGCTCGTCACCGAGCGCGGCTCCACGTTCGGCTACAACAACCTGGTGGTGGACATGCGCGGCTTCGCGCAGATGCGCGACGCCGGCCTCGCCGTGTGCTTCGACGCCACCCACTCCGTCCAGCTCCCCAGCGCCGGCAACGGCGAGACGGCCGGTGAGCGCCGCTTCGTGTCATTGCTGGCCCGCTCCGCCGCGGCCGCCGGGATTGACGCGTTGTTCACGGAAGTCCACGAAGATCCGGATCGTGCCCTGTGTGACGGTCCTTGTTCGCTGAATCCACAGATGTTCGAGGACGTGGTACGAAACGTGCTGAGCATCCGCCGGGTGTTGGGACACGAGCCAGGTTGA
- a CDS encoding Hsp20/alpha crystallin family protein, with product MQTRNPFNSAVVVNPLMRDVDALFRELTQPMWRQAPRERTPAADIFESESGLTLQLDMPGLDAKSIQVTVEKDILTVQAERKAEPRAEGVNVRRQERAFGTFARSFALPDTVDASRVEARYEQGVLTLTLPRREETRPRVIEVKVQG from the coding sequence ATGCAGACTCGCAACCCCTTCAACTCCGCCGTCGTGGTGAACCCGCTGATGCGTGACGTGGACGCGCTCTTCCGCGAGCTGACGCAGCCCATGTGGCGCCAGGCCCCGCGTGAGCGCACGCCGGCCGCGGACATCTTCGAGTCCGAGAGCGGGCTCACGCTCCAGTTGGACATGCCCGGGCTGGACGCGAAGTCCATCCAGGTGACGGTGGAGAAGGACATCCTCACCGTGCAGGCCGAGCGCAAGGCGGAGCCGCGCGCGGAGGGCGTCAACGTGCGCCGCCAGGAACGCGCCTTTGGCACGTTCGCCCGCTCCTTCGCGCTGCCTGACACGGTGGACGCCAGCCGGGTGGAGGCCCGCTACGAGCAGGGCGTGCTGACGCTGACCCTGCCTCGGCGCGAGGAGACCAGGCCCCGCGTCATCGAAGTCAAGGTCCAGGGCTGA
- a CDS encoding general secretion pathway protein GspE: MAPPSRNRIGDILVKARVIDDLQLRSALATHDQWGGRLSRIIADLGLATDDVITEAICQGLGMQRIQLGNVTRDAGALSRVDVSLAEQKAVFPVSLKDNGKTLVLAMADPTDLATLDQVAAKSRARVVVMVAGEREIEHAILRHYRGQEPVVSTRFGGNKRPSSSDAPEDEDEFKVVDMSGNTVVKRIADITPPAPAAPPPAPRAPERAPAPAANASASDILDEILAGGTPASEWTDEDLKRLQTVQQNQEKSSKILRALLELLLEKGQLQQRELAARMRL; this comes from the coding sequence ATGGCTCCTCCTTCCCGCAATCGCATTGGCGACATCCTCGTCAAGGCACGCGTCATCGACGACTTGCAGCTTCGCAGCGCGCTGGCCACCCATGACCAGTGGGGCGGACGCCTGTCGCGCATCATCGCGGACCTGGGGCTGGCCACCGATGACGTCATCACCGAGGCCATCTGCCAGGGCCTGGGAATGCAGCGCATCCAGTTGGGCAACGTGACACGCGACGCGGGCGCGCTCTCGCGCGTGGACGTGAGCCTCGCCGAACAGAAGGCCGTCTTCCCCGTGTCCCTCAAGGACAACGGCAAGACGCTGGTGCTGGCCATGGCGGACCCCACGGACCTGGCAACGCTGGACCAGGTGGCGGCGAAGAGCCGCGCCCGCGTGGTCGTCATGGTGGCGGGCGAGCGTGAAATCGAGCACGCCATCCTCCGCCACTACCGAGGCCAGGAGCCCGTGGTGAGCACGCGCTTCGGCGGCAACAAGCGCCCCAGCAGCTCCGACGCGCCGGAGGACGAGGACGAGTTCAAGGTCGTCGACATGAGCGGCAACACGGTGGTGAAGCGCATCGCGGACATCACCCCGCCCGCCCCCGCCGCGCCGCCGCCCGCCCCCCGCGCCCCGGAGCGCGCGCCCGCGCCCGCCGCCAACGCGAGCGCCTCGGACATCCTCGACGAGATTCTGGCGGGTGGAACGCCCGCCTCCGAATGGACGGACGAGGACCTGAAGCGGCTGCAGACGGTGCAGCAGAACCAGGAGAAGAGCTCCAAGATTCTGCGCGCGCTGCTCGAGCTGCTGCTGGAGAAGGGCCAGCTCCAGCAGCGCGAGCTGGCGGCGCGGATGCGGCTGTAG
- the nuoF gene encoding NADH-quinone oxidoreductase subunit NuoF, whose product MASTAKAIEPIISAAWGKPQSWTLDSYRKRGGYEALKKALQMEPAAIIDEVKKSNLRGRGGAGFPTGLKWSFVPKDSPKPKYLAVNGDESEPGTFKDRYILEDDPHMMLEGIAIASYALGVHTCYVYLRGEFKFPAERTQAAIDEAYKAGIFGKKVLGKDYELNCYLVRGAGAYICGEETALLESLEGKKGWPRLKPPFPAVVGLFGCPTVVNNVETLASVPAIFQQGAEAYAKLGTDKSGGTRLVCLSGTVNRPGVYEVSMFTTLSELIFDDKYGRGMPAGRKVKAVIPGGSSAPVLGADELDVAMEFEALKVKQTMAGSGGVIVMDDATCMVRSLWRVARFYAEESCGQCTPCREGTPWQTRLLRKIEEGRGEPGDIDMLSNVASSIAPYPPIGLGNTICALGDAAALPTHSFLMRFRDEFEAHIREHRCPFGDKPWGSFGDWS is encoded by the coding sequence ATGGCCTCTACGGCAAAGGCGATCGAACCGATCATCTCGGCGGCCTGGGGTAAGCCTCAGTCCTGGACCCTGGACAGCTACCGCAAGCGGGGGGGCTACGAGGCGCTGAAGAAGGCGCTCCAGATGGAGCCCGCCGCCATCATCGACGAGGTCAAGAAGTCGAACCTCCGCGGCCGCGGCGGCGCCGGCTTCCCCACGGGCCTCAAGTGGAGCTTCGTCCCCAAGGACAGCCCCAAGCCCAAGTACCTGGCGGTCAACGGCGACGAGTCCGAGCCGGGCACCTTCAAGGACCGCTACATCCTGGAAGACGACCCGCACATGATGCTGGAGGGCATCGCCATCGCGTCCTACGCGCTGGGCGTGCACACCTGCTACGTGTACCTGCGCGGCGAGTTCAAGTTCCCGGCGGAGCGCACGCAGGCGGCCATCGACGAGGCCTACAAGGCGGGCATCTTCGGCAAGAAGGTCCTGGGCAAGGACTACGAGCTGAACTGCTACCTGGTCCGCGGCGCGGGCGCGTACATCTGCGGCGAGGAGACGGCGCTGCTGGAGAGCCTGGAAGGCAAGAAGGGCTGGCCCCGCCTGAAGCCCCCCTTCCCCGCGGTGGTGGGCCTCTTCGGCTGCCCCACGGTGGTGAACAACGTGGAGACGCTGGCCAGCGTGCCCGCCATCTTCCAGCAGGGCGCGGAGGCCTACGCGAAGCTGGGCACCGACAAGTCGGGCGGCACGCGGCTCGTCTGCCTCTCCGGCACGGTGAACCGGCCGGGCGTGTACGAGGTGTCGATGTTCACGACCCTCTCCGAGCTCATCTTCGACGACAAGTACGGCCGGGGCATGCCCGCGGGCCGGAAGGTGAAGGCCGTGATTCCGGGCGGCTCCTCGGCGCCGGTGCTGGGCGCGGACGAGCTGGACGTGGCCATGGAGTTCGAGGCCCTCAAGGTGAAGCAGACCATGGCGGGCTCCGGCGGCGTCATCGTCATGGACGACGCCACCTGCATGGTGCGCAGCCTGTGGCGCGTGGCCCGCTTCTACGCGGAGGAGTCGTGCGGCCAGTGCACGCCGTGCCGCGAGGGCACGCCCTGGCAGACGCGCCTCTTGCGCAAGATTGAAGAGGGGCGCGGCGAGCCGGGCGACATCGACATGCTGTCCAACGTCGCGTCGTCCATCGCCCCCTACCCGCCCATCGGCCTGGGCAACACCATCTGCGCGCTCGGCGACGCGGCGGCGCTGCCCACGCACTCGTTCCTCATGCGGTTCCGGGACGAGTTCGAGGCCCACATCCGTGAGCACCGCTGCCCGTTCGGCGACAAGCCCTGGGGTTCGTTCGGAGACTGGTCTTGA
- the nuoK gene encoding NADH-quinone oxidoreductase subunit NuoK, translating to MVPITYYLLLAAALFCMGMFGVLVRRNALVIFMCVELMLNAANLTFVAFARMRGDDLGHVSAFFVIAVAAAEAAIGLAIVIAVFRSRGSVLVEDIRTMKH from the coding sequence ATGGTTCCCATCACCTACTACCTCCTGCTTGCCGCCGCCCTGTTCTGCATGGGCATGTTCGGCGTGCTCGTCCGCCGCAACGCGCTGGTCATCTTCATGTGCGTGGAGCTGATGCTCAACGCGGCGAACCTCACGTTCGTGGCCTTCGCGCGCATGCGCGGTGACGACCTCGGCCACGTGTCCGCCTTCTTCGTCATCGCGGTGGCGGCGGCGGAGGCCGCCATCGGTCTGGCCATCGTCATCGCCGTCTTCCGGAGCCGGGGCAGCGTCCTGGTGGAAGACATCCGGACGATGAAGCACTGA
- the nuoE gene encoding complex I 24 kDa subunit family protein, producing MAEPLFTSEEQKKFDAGIAEIISHYPPDRKSAGMLPALRLLQEIKGWLPPDGLRLVAKHLEVTPERAMEVASFYVMYHLKKPGKYVIDVCTNLSCSLWGAEKMLAYLEEKLGLKAGEANEKFTLRETECLASCGTAPCLQINEDHHESLTQAKLDAILARLS from the coding sequence ATGGCGGAGCCCCTGTTCACCTCTGAAGAGCAGAAGAAGTTCGACGCGGGAATCGCGGAGATCATCTCCCACTACCCCCCGGATCGCAAAAGCGCGGGCATGCTCCCAGCGCTGCGGCTGCTCCAGGAAATCAAGGGGTGGCTGCCCCCGGACGGGTTGCGGCTGGTGGCGAAACATCTGGAGGTCACCCCGGAGCGGGCCATGGAAGTGGCCAGCTTCTACGTGATGTACCACCTCAAGAAGCCGGGCAAGTACGTCATCGACGTCTGCACGAACCTGTCCTGCTCGCTCTGGGGCGCGGAGAAGATGCTCGCCTACCTGGAGGAGAAGCTCGGCCTCAAGGCAGGTGAAGCGAACGAGAAGTTCACCTTGCGAGAGACCGAGTGCCTGGCCTCGTGCGGTACTGCGCCCTGCCTGCAGATCAACGAGGATCATCACGAAAGCCTGACCCAGGCGAAGCTGGACGCCATCCTCGCCCGGTTGAGCTGA
- a CDS encoding CPXCG motif-containing cysteine-rich protein translates to MQPFAEAAAQQCPYCGEEVEVAVDPIGVASETYIEDCPVCCRPWTVRVSRDEEGFTVNLGRDDD, encoded by the coding sequence ATGCAGCCCTTCGCGGAAGCCGCCGCCCAGCAGTGCCCCTACTGCGGTGAGGAAGTGGAGGTCGCCGTGGACCCCATTGGCGTGGCCTCGGAGACATATATCGAGGACTGCCCGGTGTGCTGCCGTCCGTGGACGGTGCGGGTGTCCCGCGACGAGGAGGGCTTCACCGTGAATCTGGGCCGCGACGACGACTGA
- the serB gene encoding phosphoserine phosphatase SerB — MSVPPSENVLITVTGKDHPGIVSRLTGLLAEAGAGLLDVEQVVVQGRLTLCLLVRLPPAGGVLEALLAAATSLGVALDFQAVEADAAPLAESPASRHVVTAVGRTLGARELHALTQVLAGHGANVARITRLSEPHLGSVDLHIRLPPGQPPDALKHALLELSMQSGAFDVALQRESLFRRGKRMVVMDMDSTLIRIEVIDELARAHGVGAQVARITERAMHGEMDYDESLRQRVGLLKGLDASEVHQLAANLPLTEGAQTLVRVLKRLGYRTAVISGGFSVAAEALKTRLGIDFAYSNVLEIQDGKLTGRTVGPIVNARRKAELLESLARAEGILLDQVAAVGDGANDLLMLERAGLGIAFRAKPRLRAAADTSISAGGLDSILYLLGLSGRELLEAGAGAG; from the coding sequence ATGAGCGTGCCCCCGTCTGAAAACGTCCTCATCACCGTCACCGGGAAGGACCATCCCGGAATCGTCTCGCGCCTCACCGGCCTGCTGGCGGAGGCCGGCGCCGGGCTGCTCGACGTGGAGCAGGTGGTGGTGCAGGGGCGCCTCACGCTCTGCCTGCTGGTGCGGCTGCCCCCGGCGGGCGGCGTGCTGGAGGCGCTGCTGGCCGCCGCGACGTCGCTGGGCGTGGCGCTGGACTTCCAGGCGGTGGAGGCGGACGCCGCGCCCCTGGCGGAGTCCCCGGCTTCCCGCCATGTCGTCACCGCCGTGGGCCGGACCCTGGGCGCGCGCGAGCTTCATGCGCTGACGCAGGTGCTGGCCGGGCACGGCGCCAACGTGGCGCGCATCACCCGGCTGAGCGAGCCGCACCTGGGCTCGGTGGACCTCCACATCCGCCTGCCGCCGGGACAGCCGCCGGACGCGCTCAAGCACGCCCTGTTGGAGCTGTCCATGCAGTCGGGCGCGTTCGACGTGGCGCTCCAGCGTGAGAGCCTGTTCCGGCGCGGCAAGCGGATGGTCGTCATGGACATGGACTCCACGCTCATCCGCATCGAGGTCATCGACGAGCTGGCGCGCGCGCACGGCGTGGGGGCGCAGGTGGCGCGCATCACCGAGCGCGCGATGCACGGGGAGATGGACTACGACGAGTCGCTGCGCCAGCGCGTGGGGCTGCTGAAGGGCCTGGACGCCTCCGAGGTCCACCAGCTCGCGGCGAACCTGCCGCTGACGGAGGGCGCCCAGACGCTGGTGCGCGTGCTCAAGCGGCTGGGCTACCGCACCGCCGTCATCAGCGGCGGCTTCTCCGTGGCGGCCGAGGCGCTGAAGACGCGGCTGGGCATCGACTTCGCGTACTCCAACGTGCTGGAGATTCAGGACGGGAAGCTCACCGGCCGCACCGTGGGGCCCATCGTCAACGCGCGGCGGAAGGCGGAGCTGCTGGAGTCGCTGGCGCGGGCGGAGGGCATCCTGCTGGACCAGGTGGCCGCCGTGGGGGACGGCGCCAATGACTTGCTGATGCTGGAGCGCGCCGGCCTGGGCATCGCCTTCCGGGCGAAGCCCAGGCTGCGCGCCGCGGCGGACACGTCCATCTCCGCGGGCGGCCTGGACAGCATCCTCTACCTGCTGGGGCTGTCCGGCCGCGAGCTGCTGGAGGCGGGCGCTGGCGCCGGCTGA
- a CDS encoding response regulator → MGSGIMQQEGSTAMTDQLYTTHDISRLLQVDPSTVSKWIDRGILMAFRTPGGHRRVRSADLRTFLITHQMPVPEELGSGTVRLLAVDDERPVLDAIKRAFKPFAAQVELQTTTSGVEALLLVSEQKPHGMIIDLNMPDIDGLEVCRRIRARKQMEGVRLITMTSAHTPEVVEQSKQAGALACMAKPLDVQQVLELFRVPLALSAKR, encoded by the coding sequence ATGGGCAGCGGAATCATGCAGCAAGAGGGGAGTACGGCGATGACGGACCAGCTCTACACCACGCACGACATCAGTCGTTTGCTTCAGGTGGATCCGTCCACGGTGAGCAAGTGGATTGACCGGGGCATCCTGATGGCATTCAGGACGCCGGGCGGCCACCGCCGCGTCCGGTCCGCCGACCTGCGCACGTTCCTCATCACCCACCAGATGCCGGTTCCGGAGGAGCTGGGCAGCGGCACGGTGCGCCTGCTCGCGGTGGACGACGAGCGCCCGGTGCTGGACGCCATCAAGCGCGCGTTCAAGCCGTTCGCGGCCCAGGTGGAGCTGCAGACGACGACGAGCGGCGTGGAGGCGCTGCTGCTCGTGTCCGAGCAGAAGCCGCACGGCATGATCATCGACCTCAACATGCCGGACATCGACGGCCTGGAAGTCTGCCGCCGCATCCGCGCGCGCAAGCAGATGGAGGGCGTGCGGCTCATCACCATGACGTCCGCGCACACGCCCGAGGTCGTCGAGCAGTCCAAGCAGGCCGGCGCGCTGGCGTGCATGGCCAAGCCGCTGGACGTGCAGCAGGTGCTGGAGCTGTTCCGCGTGCCGCTGGCGCTCAGCGCCAAGCGGTAG
- a CDS encoding serine/threonine-protein kinase, producing MQKPALNRDTVSGEALFILRNLRENGRLGRSNKLADVKAALEPSVSLEFDNYFFFLRKFHYIAMDREAQLKLTDQGEQVAGGELTERFSLEVGEFFADQLSAVTADAPGDGAGGDEPLMVPPPPPELLLDEAEVDGAPPEPSGPPAPPPPMPPVRSSRSAMPALDLGAPPAPIPMPPPSAPAPRAEAPAAEPRRESTVIVQGPFTASTPAAPSPTPPAPAAAPMPPPSAPAPTAAAAPAAPAPKGAELDARYQKFDPIGTGPLGTVFKGRVTALGLDICLKELKDIFGYFSFLQRSEVLKRLKKELCAQAQVRHPGVVQVVDQNVEAARPYFVLELMQGSLRERLDAGGGSGVPVPFALRAFLQMAYGLRAAHAAGLTHHNIKPENVLFDAYGNARLADFGLGRVVEVDATKGMPQVFVGTGGMSYMAPELLNRGGKEPGASADVYALGILLYEMLTGQIPGRRSPLPSEVNPEAPSGLDQLFDKATQDKREQRYPDVDAMLEDFYTAFPDKEFLAKGDLIISSDAPKE from the coding sequence ATGCAGAAGCCCGCCCTCAATCGCGACACCGTCAGTGGCGAGGCGCTGTTCATCCTCCGGAACCTGAGGGAGAACGGCCGTCTTGGACGCTCGAACAAGCTGGCAGACGTGAAGGCCGCGCTCGAGCCCTCCGTGTCGCTCGAGTTCGACAACTATTTCTTCTTCCTGCGCAAGTTCCACTACATCGCCATGGACCGCGAGGCCCAGCTCAAGCTCACCGACCAGGGCGAGCAGGTGGCGGGTGGGGAGCTGACCGAGCGCTTCTCCCTGGAGGTCGGCGAGTTCTTCGCCGATCAGCTCTCCGCCGTCACGGCGGACGCGCCCGGGGACGGCGCCGGGGGGGACGAGCCGCTGATGGTGCCGCCGCCCCCGCCGGAGCTGCTGCTGGACGAGGCGGAGGTCGACGGCGCGCCGCCCGAGCCCTCCGGCCCGCCCGCGCCGCCGCCGCCCATGCCGCCGGTGCGCAGCTCGCGCTCGGCCATGCCCGCGCTGGACCTGGGCGCGCCGCCCGCGCCCATCCCCATGCCGCCGCCTTCCGCGCCGGCGCCCCGCGCGGAGGCCCCCGCCGCCGAGCCCCGCCGCGAGTCCACGGTCATCGTCCAGGGGCCCTTCACCGCGTCGACCCCCGCCGCGCCGTCCCCCACCCCTCCCGCGCCCGCAGCCGCCCCCATGCCTCCTCCCTCCGCTCCCGCCCCCACCGCCGCAGCAGCGCCCGCCGCTCCCGCTCCGAAGGGCGCCGAGCTCGACGCGCGCTACCAGAAGTTCGACCCCATCGGCACCGGGCCGCTGGGCACCGTCTTCAAGGGGCGCGTCACCGCGCTGGGCCTGGACATCTGCTTGAAGGAGCTGAAGGACATCTTCGGCTACTTCTCCTTCCTGCAGCGCAGCGAGGTGCTCAAGCGCCTGAAGAAGGAGCTGTGCGCCCAGGCGCAGGTGCGTCACCCGGGCGTGGTCCAGGTGGTGGATCAGAACGTGGAGGCCGCCCGGCCCTACTTCGTGCTGGAGCTGATGCAGGGCAGCCTGCGCGAGCGGCTGGACGCGGGCGGTGGCAGCGGCGTGCCGGTCCCCTTCGCGCTGCGCGCCTTCCTGCAGATGGCCTACGGCCTGCGGGCCGCGCACGCCGCGGGGCTCACGCACCACAACATCAAGCCGGAGAACGTCCTCTTCGACGCGTACGGCAACGCCAGGCTGGCGGACTTCGGCCTGGGCCGCGTGGTGGAGGTGGACGCCACCAAGGGCATGCCCCAGGTCTTCGTGGGCACGGGCGGCATGTCCTACATGGCGCCGGAGCTGCTGAACCGGGGCGGCAAGGAGCCGGGCGCCTCCGCGGACGTGTACGCGCTGGGCATCCTGCTCTACGAGATGCTCACCGGGCAGATTCCGGGCCGCCGCTCGCCGCTGCCCTCCGAGGTCAACCCGGAGGCCCCCAGCGGCCTGGACCAGCTCTTCGACAAGGCCACCCAGGACAAGCGCGAGCAGCGCTACCCGGACGTGGACGCCATGCTGGAGGACTTCTACACGGCGTTCCCGGACAAGGAGTTCCTCGCCAAGGGCGACCTCATCATCTCCTCTGACGCGCCGAAGGAGTGA
- a CDS encoding KdsC family phosphatase: MVTDAPSRLGTEELTSRAARVRLLVFDVDGVLTDGGLYYGQDGELMKRFDVKDGHALVMARLSGLPAAILTARTSGIVEKRGRELGLAAVFQGRRDKSAALKELVTQLDVPLDACAYMGDDHNDLGPLSMVALSACPADAVPEVRREAHFVTQSPGGRGAARELVELCLKASGRWDDAVGLMKGSDRRGTQ, encoded by the coding sequence ATGGTGACGGACGCCCCTTCCAGACTGGGTACGGAAGAGCTGACGTCCCGTGCTGCGCGCGTGCGGCTGCTCGTCTTCGACGTGGACGGGGTGCTCACCGACGGGGGCCTCTACTACGGCCAGGACGGGGAGCTGATGAAGCGCTTCGACGTCAAGGACGGCCATGCGCTCGTCATGGCCCGCCTGTCCGGGTTGCCCGCCGCCATCCTGACCGCCCGCACCTCCGGCATCGTGGAGAAGCGCGGGCGGGAGCTGGGTCTCGCCGCCGTGTTCCAGGGCCGCCGTGACAAGTCGGCTGCGCTCAAAGAGCTGGTCACCCAGTTGGACGTGCCCTTGGACGCCTGCGCCTACATGGGTGACGACCACAATGACCTGGGTCCACTTTCAATGGTGGCTCTTTCCGCTTGTCCTGCGGATGCGGTCCCCGAGGTGCGCCGCGAGGCCCACTTCGTTACCCAGAGTCCTGGCGGCCGAGGGGCCGCTCGGGAGCTCGTGGAGCTGTGTCTCAAGGCCAGTGGCCGCTGGGACGACGCAGTGGGTCTGATGAAGGGCTCTGATAGGCGCGGTACTCAGTAA